aattaAAAGCTTTTGGAAATGTTCCTGCTCAATAAGCAAATTGGCACACTACTGAAATAGTCAATCATTAGCTGCAATGAGCTATACCAAAGGCATTCTTTTGCTAGCTTTTGATAGTCTGAAAGCAAAATGACCACCACATCATTTTTCAGGTGAAGAtagaaataaactatttttaggTGTTTTTCTgtatatcatttcaaaataaaaatcaccataAGAGGCCCTTTCTCCTGCCTTCAAAATAGAAATCACTCCTCAAAAATCTTTCCCTTTCCATCTAACTGCTATCCTCTTTTATCCCAGATGTTCCTAACATATCCAAGCTTAGTGAGTTCCCCTCTGCAACATTTGTTTTCCCCTAAATACTTAGGCATTTGGCCCCCTGTCCTGTAGTATTTATCCTCTTGATATTAAACAGATTTAATGAGCTCATCCTTCTTGTCTCTGCAGCATTTGAAATACTCAACTATTCCCTCCTACCGGAAACTGTCTCCTTTTAGACTTAGAAGGAACTGTGCTTTTGATTCCCCACCTCAGGCAACTCCACTCCTTACCTCCTTCCCTTTGTCCCCTCCTTTCTCCAGTTACACACCAGACTTGACGCTGTGCTTATTCTGTTAGTTTCCTCTGTGAgcacttccaaaaatattttcctcttggCTACAGCTGTCAAcacttaatcatttttttttaatgttgtttggtgctgggggttaaaCCAAGGGACTTAAACATGCTGAGCACACACTCTATCCCTAAGTGATGTCCCAGCTACtgcaatgttttaaatttttaaatgctaaaagCAGTACCCTCATCCAATTTATTTTCTACCACTTTCCCAGGCCCACTTCTGTCCTGTTCAAGCCTTGCTCCTGGTCTGTACCGGATCACCTCTCTTCTTGAGTCTTTAAGACTGTCTCATCCTTTACATGCACACCTCTAAGGAAAATCCTTATAGGAATCAGGTGAGATGCTAGAGTCTTCAGGGGTTTTGCCATAGAATTTCAGGAggtaattatatgtatgttatgATGCTAATTAGATGCGTTAGTGTTCTCCCTAATGGTTAGTAAACATGGGGTCTTAACTGTGTTCCCCATACACAATTTATACACACCATTTCACTTCACAACTCTGTTAATTTATTATTAGTGGTATGAGTTGTGTATTTGCTTAGTTTATGAACCAGTGTTTCAAAAGGAGAGCCATAAAAGATTACACTTCCTTTAAAGTGCTTTGTGTATGTATTGTGTATGTAAACACAATgacaaactgaaagaaaatgaggtTTCTAGCTTTGAGTCAATAATAGGTCATTGTTAAACTCACACAAAGCAACTAGAGTAATTGTAAAAGGAAAGACCAATCTCCACATCTAGCTCTGTTCCCTATGatattcccagcaccattgtgtgtgtgtgtgtgtgtgtgtgtgtgtgtgtgtgtgtgttctgtgcCTGGGGCTCTGTCCACAAAACCTACACTGGGATACATGAGTCTGCATCTAGCAGTGCCAGAACTACCCCCTAGGGTATACGTTCTTGCTCTGGCCCATGTGCTCATCCTAAAATTCAACCAGGATAGGCTGATAAATATGTGCTGGGAAAGGGAGATGGGCACATTTCTTGGCAGACAGATTGCCCCCTATACCCAGAGACAACAATGACAGTCACCCAATATGGTCattgttaggtgcaggacaggctgagttaAGTTGTCTGCAAGGCAGGCTAAACAAACATTAGCTACAGGATAATCCACTCACTCAAAtccccctctgtctggtcctttatcacctgtttgtgtcaaggctgaacactcaaccccactcaaggctgaatacTCGACCCCCACCAGTCTGGTGCAATagaaacccacatctgaccccaGCCCAATCTGCCTGGCAAAATATGACACTCCTatatgatccaatcactgtacgccaacaaggcagcttgcagacccagagaccccatcagattttggctataaaaactccttcctgccaggcccctctctcctgctcttactctctgtctccctctcttgatctctcttccttctcttgctctccctctcttgctttttttttttttttttttttttgccctgctgcaataaagatctcttggtcactccaagtgttgtggtcactttcctttcagtcaTGATTACTTTCAGCACAAAATCATTCCctgtttaatttcataaatgaaaCCGTTTTTAATGGGTCAGAAATTATAAGGCCAGTGTCAGTTGCATGGAATCTCTgggtattttctctctctctctctctcttcctactTTCATTTTCTTACCTGGTCAGGCACATGCGAACAAAATCTGATGCATTTTCTGAGAAGTGGTCTGGTAAAGGAGGCATCAGCCCTCGGTGGGCTCCAATGTAAAACATGGCTGCCATCCTGTCCATGGAAGCCAGTGGAGGCTTCCCTGTAGCCATCTCAAACACAGTGCAACCAATGCTCCAAATGTCTGATTTCCTTCCATAGCCAGACTCATTGATGACTTCTGGGGCCATCCAATATGGAGTCCCATGCATGGACTTAAGCATGTCACTGTGAGTGCCATTTAAACCTGCCCAAGCCAAACGCTTAGCACAGCCAAAATCGATCAGCTTTATGATTCCAGTTGGCATGAGCATAACATTATTTCCTTTAATATCTCGATGGACCACACAGTTCTCATGGAGATAAGCAACACCTTGCAGaatttgttttgtatatttaCAGAACACCATCTCAGGCAATGGTCCAAAACGGTTTATAATACTAGAAATTGAGCCACCAGGAACAAACTCCATGAAAATGCTTACAATGTTCTCTTCCAAGCAAGTCCCCAAATAAGCCACAATGTTGACATGTTTCAGTGCTTTAAGTAAATCTACTTCTTCCTGCAGTTTCCGGTATTCTTTTTCAGTAGCCAATTTATCAGAGGTATCCAAGGTCACCTGTTTTACAGCTATTAGCTGCCCTTGGCTAGTGAGACCACAGTATACCTAAAAGCAAACCAATACttgattattaaatttaaatgacaTAAAGGCATGTTTACAAAATGCCTCATGTGACATTTGACTTTCCCATCTCCTCCAAAAGCTTGTGTTCTTCTAAGTTGCTACATCTCCACCTAAATATAGAGTATTTAAGCAAATTCTGTTTCAGTTGAGCCAAGAGAAGGATGAGCAAGAAGCATGACAATGGACATCATAATGACTAGGATTGACTAGAATCCTGTCTTCACCATTCTCCAGCCATGTAACTTTGAGTAAGTTGTTATGGTgtaatttttggggggggggtgctggggattgaacctagggccttgtgcatgcaaggcaagcattctaacaactgagctatatttccagcccctGAGTAAGTTGTATGATCTTTCTGACTTCATTTTTTTGGTCACCTGTAAAACTGAAGTAAAATTACTTACCTCAAAGATGTCTATGATGATTATATCCTATGGTGGTTTAGTAAAACTATTCAATGAATAGACATAATTGGGTTAGGTCAGATCTAAAGCTCCCTGGAGAGGACACAGGACTTGGCAGTCACCCTCATGATGTGATATCAGGGAGTTTTGTGTCTTTCTACCTTCTCACTGATTCCTGAAATGTCCCCAGTTAGAGACTCTGCAGGTCTTATTTGGGGGTCAGTCTTTGTAAATACTATCTAGACCactaagattttaaattttataaaaatgttgtaaatttttataaaatttacaaacCACAAGGAACACCTTTTAGTTTTTCCACCCAGCAATGAGTTCTGCCAACTTCTAGTAGCGTCTGGAACTAATGAAGGAAGACATTTCTTTCCCCTGGGCTTGAATGTGGAATAATGAAAAGCTAGAAATTAAATGGCCACTGTACCACCACATGGAGCCTGGTGGACAGAGAGACAGTGACCAGGTCCTGATTATATGGTTTGACCCCTGAAATCACCAGTGACAAGAGCCAGACCAACCCCTTACCTTACAGATACATAAAGCAATAAATGTCCTTTTCCTCAAGCATGTTTGGGTTGGTTTTTTGTTACTTCCAACTGAAAGTGTTTGAATTTGAAGTAAGAGTGTGAGCAGGAGGACTTGGGGAAGATGGTTAGAGAAGAGAGGGGCGGAGGAGGGACAGGGAGTTCTGATTTCTAGTTTTTATGGTAACTTACTGTGCCGTAGGCTCCCTTGCCAAGGATCTCACCCTTAGTCCACAGGATAGGTTCTTCATGCTTTAAACTATTTTCAGAAAATGTCTTCTTTTCATTTGAGTTGAGAAATTTCTCTTCCCTGTCATATATCCCGAACCCATTTCTATACCTCTGGAAAGTGAGACAAAAAGACACCATTGACTCTGAGTGTTGGGATAGAGAGAAGGGGTGCAGAGTACCGAGGAGTCTTCCTTTCAAACGCACCTGACTATAGCTCTTCTCATTGCTCATGGGTAACCTCTAGACACAGATTTCACAAAACTAACCACAAAGAATATCTTATTTCTATGCTTCAGGCTTACTAACTATACACATCTCCACACATTTTGTCTCATAGACTTTGTAGAAGGAGGTCTTATATAATTTGTAAACATACAAACATGCATATAtagcacatatacacatacacatatgtactgAGAGACACACCTGCAGCGACTATAaatccttccctctcctctgcctgCCTTTGAGTCTCTGTCAAGTAATAGTGGTTGACTCCCTTGATACAGCAAACTCTGAATAAATAgcctttttgtgttctttatttatttccagtatgcacacatacactcaagcacatatatatgtacacaaacatacactaatatacacacatatgcaaacaTACACTAATATAAACACAAATTTACACACAAACACCTATCATTAGTTTCTGTCTCTTTCACACACATACGCGTGCATATGCAGGCAGCCTCAACAGGAATTCAAGTGTCCAAGACCAGCCATAAGAAGCTGAAGACCCACAATCCTGAAGACCCTACCACTCAAAAGAGGATCTCTAGGCCAGATGCACTGGTACTATTGGAAGCCTGTTAGGCCCCAGACAGACCGAATCAACATCCACATTTTAACAGGATTCCCAAGAAATGACGTTCATTCACAGTAAACCTTGAGAGCTTCTGCCCCTGAAGTCAGGAGACAAGCATCCCTCTGAAGAACTTAAGACCCCTTTTCCACTGGGCTGATTGGGACCAAAAATGcttctttttcatctcttctgGGGTTGGAACCAGCCTGATCCCACCATATACCAGCTGCATGattttctaaacctcagtttcttcaataTGGGGATGCATTGTTACCTACAATACTTATAGAGCTATTATGAAGCATAAAAATGAGAATACAATGTGCCTGACTTTCATGTAGTAACTTCTTAATAAACCTAGCTATGGTATTTACATTGTTTGTTCCTCTGCTCAGCTTTTTAACATAAATATACCTGACATTTCCTGAAGAGTGTATCTGCCAATCTGCATCTGAAATACCATTACTATTTTCAATGTCTTGTAAGGGGCTGATATAGTGTAGATACAGTGTAGATACCTGTCTTAGTGTTCAGTAAAAAGCATTTTAACTTAATCTACTGTTTCTGTCTTTAAAGCCAAAACAAATAAGACCTGACTATCTGTTGATATTCTGTTCTCCTCCCCTCCATCGTTAACTTCCATGCTGAgtaaatgtttaatttctttttcagtattttagCTATGCCTCCTTGAGAGCAATAGCTGAGTATTAGATACCACTATCTCCATAGTTCTTAGCCCAGTGCCAGAAATATAGTAGGCATCagtgataaatgaatgaacaatctGAAAGCAAGTACTCAGGTGCAGGGACTCTTCATGTGAATGAAACAGTGAGCTGCTTCACTGGTActgattatttattgaataaaatatttcttgagtaaaatacagacattatttaaataaatagtttGTCTATGTTAACTTATCCCAAGTGACTTCATTGTAGTGACAAGCTCAATTCTAGAAACAAGGAATATTGGCCTGGGGGGGTGAGACCTTGACTCTAGCCTTGCAACCAAACAATGAGACCTTGAAGAAACTATTTAGATGTCTTGGGTTTATGACTCCTCTCTTGAAAATAAAGGGTTTGAACCAGATTGTCTCTGAGGTTTCTTCCCACCCTGGTGAATCTTTAATTATACCAACCTGTATTCTGACATTTGTTGTCTCTCTGCCCAGTTCTTCCGTAGTATTTCCTTTCCTACTGAGGACAAGATTTAGGTTCTCAGGATCAGTTTCATTTGCCATCATTTGGGAAGAGGTATTGTCTTTTTCATCAAGAGCTAACAGTTCTGCAGCCAGACAACCTAATAGTTCATCTGTcaattcttctttctttactgAGTCCAGAATTTCTTGGGAAATTGAATTTGCATCATTTGAAGTTGTTCCAAGTGTTTGATATGTGATTGACTTATTTGCTAAACTATCATAATCCAAAGAATGTGCCCAGTGTTGATATGTTTGGGAAGATGCATTTTCTTGTTCCTCTTGGAAAGAGAAACCCCCAAGTGTTTTGGGGTTATCCAAAACACTATCAAACTCAAGATAATTTGTTAACATTTGGCTGGAATCTATTTTATGAAGaggtgcattattattattttcttcaaatgcatACTTGTTAGAACTCTTCTCACTGGGCAAGACCCAGCTGTTTTCTGAAGGGACAAATGGGATCTGGTGATGTAACTCTTCAAGTTCTTGCAGGTCTCTAAGACTTGTGGCAAGGATTTGATTATTGGAAATGTCACCTTCATCCGTAGACTCTTCCATAGATATTTCTTCAACTATAGATATATCTAGGGCAGGAAGAAACTCATTTTGCTCAGGGACCTGCTCAGGAGTTTGGTCCAAGTTCATAGTCTGAACTTCATCTTTGGAAGATAGAAAGACATTTCCTGAAGAGTGTATCTGCCAATCTGCATCTGAAATACCATTACTATTTTCAATGTCGTGTAAGTGGCTACCTATAGCCTTGCAGCCCTTTTCCTTAGAAATTGAACTTTTATGCTTTTGTTTAAGGCCAAGTGAAGGCTTTGGAGGTTTAATATGTGGTCTTTTCTGAGAAAGTCTTGCTCTGCTATTGCTGTTCCTCTCACTGTGTGAAGATCGACATTTATTGGAGATACATCTGCCTGATGGAACTGAACATATCTCATGGTAATACTTGTTTTCATGCCGTTCAGCCTCTCGCAAGTGACTATAAACAGGGGTCCCAAACATTTCATAGATTCCAGGTCCATTAGCAGTTGAATTGATTTCCTTGAACATGTCACTATATTTAAGATCTAGGTAATGTAGTCTTGGTTCTGTTGGTTGAACAGAGAGAGGAACACATGGCTTTTTTATTCCTGGATTTTTACATATGCAAGGAAATGACtgctttttagttttctgagtcCAATAGCTGGATTGCTTCTTTTCTAATGGTGGCATTCTCCTTTGAAACTTGGATGATTGCTGAGGGCCAGAGTCAACAAACTCCAATGCAGGGAAAATCTGAGTTTTTATGCTAGTTTTATGCATATTAGGCTTAATAGAAGCTTGAATGGAAATCATGAAATTGTGAGGTGTCCTGTTGTTTATCTTGGTCTTTGAATCCAACTTACTTCTATGGGTCTTCATCTTACGTTTGTCATTTTCTTGGTGTGCAAGAACATTGAAGCTATTGTTACGAATAGAGCTCTTccttttttggaggcttggcttGGTTATCGCTGTTTCCTCGGGGACTCCATCTCCAGGGAAAGTGATGTGTATAAGAGGCACCAGCCCATTCATCTCTGGTTTCATTGCTTCTGCCACTGATATTTTTACATTTGTCCCCATGTCATTATGACCTTCTGGAAGCTTTCCAAAGGGGCCATCGGAGACTACACTGGACAAGCTTTGAAGTGCTGTAAACTCTTCTAAAATATCTCTTGGTCTCATTGTTTCACCCTTATATACTGAAGAGCTTTTTGAATCAATTTTGTTATGTCTAACTTCTTCATCCTCATTTGGTGTTATTTCTGAATGCTGAGCTTCTTGGAGCTTGCTTGGAACAGTACATATAGTTTCTGCATTTTGTTCAGATTTACTGGCTGCTGaatcctctttctttcttgatgAAAAATCTTGAGGGTTCTCTTCTGCTTTTCTCATTTCAGGACCATGACATTCAATATCCTTTTCCCTATCTGTAGAAAGTTTGCCTTCCTTAATATTCTCAAAGGACACCAAAGATTTCCCTTTTTCAAAGAGAGATATTTCCATGTTGTCCCATCCTTCTCTTTCCTTGGATTTCCAATTCACCTCCACCTCCAGGTGTTGTCTGTGATGATCAGACTTCCGAAAAGAGCACATGTTTCTTGACCAAATGGAGCTATCAGAAAACCTGAGAGTCTGATCCACCAACCTTTTCAGCGGGGCTTCCTGCTGCTGGTTTGCTGGACTAAACTCATCAGATGAACTGACCGATGCTGGGAGTTTAGGTATGAAGGGCGTAAGgcttgaaatatttctttctctctcttttgggaACTTGTAACTTTGGGGGAGAGTGAGGACACCAGATCTCATGGGCAAGAGTGACAGTGGAGGCAGAGGGAactaaaagaaaagaggaaaaaaaataatgaatgtagaaacataaataaatattatgttaaCTTGTTTAAAGACTTGTGTAGAGATTCTAATACTCTTTTAAGGAAGGCCTTTAAAGTACAAACATATCTATCCTAGagatcacaattttaaaaactaaaacttcaGGCCAGAAGTGTGCCAGAGGATATACTTAGAATGTGTAAGGACTGTGTTCTATCCCTAGCATCAAAGCCAGCAAAACCAGAACACTAAAATCTCATTtccaaagcttttatttttagatctaaagtaagaaaatactttttaaaaaaacaaaattaaagactcACGGTTACGCATTTTAAAGGAAAGCTATTCAATAATGTAAAATGTTAAGtcttaaaacattttctgttctcttcttaCTTTCTATaagaattaagattttttttttaatttcacggAGAATAGCCAGAAATTGAGGCTGCATCTATTTTAACaatgatcattttattattaactaGATCAAAGTTTGTATATGGAACACAAATAGTCAATCTTTTtttgcagagttttttttttctttttttatgaggGTGGTTTGTAAATGTGCTACGCTTCATACTTGAATGTTAGCAACCTGGGCAACTTTTTGTTCCTTTTGCCATTTTCAGACTAAGTTAGTTTTTATTATTACCAACCTCTAGAGGTCAGTGTAACACTTGTCTGTAGTCATGAAGCTATAGACTATTCAGTGCTTCTTGCTGTGATCTTCTCCCATGTATACAGATTCTACATCTAATTGTATAAGGATATTTATAGGCATAGATCATGTGTGGAACCTGAGAGtatgaatttaattttcattctatTACCACCTATGtgtaggaaggaagggaaaggaacaTGATTAGAGACTTTGGCATTAGGAGGAGGTGAGATGCAGTGTggtcctagttttttttttttaatatttattcttaaattttaggtggacacaatatctttattttacatttacaaggtgctgaggattgaatccagtgccttgtgcatgctaggtgagcactctacctctgagccacaaccccggccccgtGGTCCCAGTTTTattgtctggattttttttttgtttgtttgtgtctCAAAATTAACTTAGGAAATACAGGCAGATTTTCCCAGTGCTTAAATATCTTCCTAGTAACATCCACTCAATTTATAGGCAAACAAGATCCTTTTTAAGACACTAAGCAATATTGATATATAAGTATTTTCTGAAAAGCTCATTGGATACAGAAGGGTGAGGGAGCTTGAGAattgaaatatcttttcaaaaGCTTTACTTATGAATTAGAACATCTTTCTACcactgaaaaaaagaattaccTAGTTCCTACATAAGTTAAATTACTTCAAATGAAAATGTGAATAAGAAATactcttgggggctggggatgtggctcaagcggtagtgcgctcgcctggcatgcgtgcggcccgggtttgatcctcagcaccacatacaaacaaagatgttgtgtccgccgaaaactaaaaaataaatattaaaaattctctctctctctctctctctctctctctctctctctctctctctctctctctcaaaaaagaggAGAATGCtgaatgtttcattttcaaaaaaaaaaaagaaatattcttggggctggggttgtggctcagcggtagagtgcatgcgtaaggcactgggttcca
This window of the Ictidomys tridecemlineatus isolate mIctTri1 chromosome 7, mIctTri1.hap1, whole genome shotgun sequence genome carries:
- the Map3k19 gene encoding mitogen-activated protein kinase kinase kinase 19, which produces MNKNKLIHDFLEFVSRGDMKLICDHITKVYSILGNLDFQHPKTGNTPLITAAEENLTEVIGFLLEKGADITLCNYSNQTAVHVGNCDIQRQLLAISGIQDPQMKLLQSSWQGDLEKLQQLLASEEFLDINFPNQHGLTPLMLAVRDVDLFESLDMLTVYRPEEVLSELLKHGADPKLCDSSGKSAVHYVSQIESLKKQQLLDILMNSMPKPEKHAESLLDICHDTNSSPTDMMTITKNQNIILQSISSSEEFDQDEDCSHSFLVSEEGDLGGEGKDWSPRTEGVEIIVTFPRDVNHPQEMSQEDSKECSQITSVHQEWAQANSVSLPNEIEMVDLRTKMLTMESLLPKKEESSKDLCDVNLDFLLPRRCLEPDISKTITREEAPHFLKGQQRKLEEFSTSDMKYSSRRIEFPLPPLSLLPMRSGVLTLPQSYKFPKERERNISSLTPFIPKLPASVSSSDEFSPANQQQEAPLKRLVDQTLRFSDSSIWSRNMCSFRKSDHHRQHLEVEVNWKSKEREGWDNMEISLFEKGKSLVSFENIKEGKLSTDREKDIECHGPEMRKAEENPQDFSSRKKEDSAASKSEQNAETICTVPSKLQEAQHSEITPNEDEEVRHNKIDSKSSSVYKGETMRPRDILEEFTALQSLSSVVSDGPFGKLPEGHNDMGTNVKISVAEAMKPEMNGLVPLIHITFPGDGVPEETAITKPSLQKRKSSIRNNSFNVLAHQENDKRKMKTHRSKLDSKTKINNRTPHNFMISIQASIKPNMHKTSIKTQIFPALEFVDSGPQQSSKFQRRMPPLEKKQSSYWTQKTKKQSFPCICKNPGIKKPCVPLSVQPTEPRLHYLDLKYSDMFKEINSTANGPGIYEMFGTPVYSHLREAERHENKYYHEICSVPSGRCISNKCRSSHSERNSNSRARLSQKRPHIKPPKPSLGLKQKHKSSISKEKGCKAIGSHLHDIENSNGISDADWQIHSSGNVFLSSKDEVQTMNLDQTPEQVPEQNEFLPALDISIVEEISMEESTDEGDISNNQILATSLRDLQELEELHHQIPFVPSENSWVLPSEKSSNKYAFEENNNNAPLHKIDSSQMLTNYLEFDSVLDNPKTLGGFSFQEEQENASSQTYQHWAHSLDYDSLANKSITYQTLGTTSNDANSISQEILDSVKKEELTDELLGCLAAELLALDEKDNTSSQMMANETDPENLNLVLSRKGNTTEELGRETTNVRIQRYRNGFGIYDREEKFLNSNEKKTFSENSLKHEEPILWTKGEILGKGAYGTVYCGLTSQGQLIAVKQVTLDTSDKLATEKEYRKLQEEVDLLKALKHVNIVAYLGTCLEENIVSIFMEFVPGGSISSIINRFGPLPEMVFCKYTKQILQGVAYLHENCVVHRDIKGNNVMLMPTGIIKLIDFGCAKRLAWAGLNGTHSDMLKSMHGTPYWMAPEVINESGYGRKSDIWSIGCTVFEMATGKPPLASMDRMAAMFYIGAHRGLMPPLPDHFSENASDFVRMCLTRDQHERPSALQLLKHSFLKRNH